The Salvia miltiorrhiza cultivar Shanhuang (shh) chromosome 1, IMPLAD_Smil_shh, whole genome shotgun sequence genome has a window encoding:
- the LOC131003373 gene encoding protein DETOXIFICATION 24-like produces MDEGSIQERLLSSKAEDEHNLRRRISIESKKIWRIATPGVISRVSSFGTIVVTQSFIGHISAVDLAGYALVQTLSVRFVNGILIGMSSATETLCGQAYGAKQYHMMGIYLQRSWIIDLITLLILLPVFILGTQIFRLLGQEEGIAESAGYISVWFIPFVVSLIFSLTVQMYLQAQQKNLIIAWLSALQFAIHIFCSWLFVYVLDLGLAGAMAALCISSWFLVGGEFVYIFGGWCPDTWQGFSIAAAKDLWPVVKLSVSSGLMICLELWYYAILVLLAGYTKDAQVSISAFSICLNINAWIVMIILGLMGAACVRVANELGSGDAKAVRFSIKVIMGTSVTMGVLFWIFCLAFGNKIGYLFTNEEEVAETISRLSVLLAFTVLLGSIFPVLSGVAVGSGLQSKVALINLICFYGIGLPVGIALGYWFNLGVEGIWVGLTGGVLTQTFSLSTLIWRTDWDQEVSKTSARLNQWYLESPDNDKHVSGVA; encoded by the exons ATGGATGAAGGCAGCATTCAAGAAAGGCTCCTAAGTTCCAAGGCAGAAGACGAACACAACTTGAGACGAAGAATTAGTATCGAGTCGAAGAAGATATGGAGGATCGCAACGCCTGGTGTGATCTCACGAGTGAGCTCGTTCGGGACCATCGTGGTGACGCAGTCGTTCATTGGCCACATCAGTGCGGTGGATCTCGCCGGTTACGCCCTCGTCCAAACCCTCAGCGTCCGCTTCGTCAACGGAATACTG ATTGGAATGTCGAGCGCCACAGAGACTCTGTGCGGGCAGGCGTACGGGGCGAAGCAGTATCACATGATGGGGATCTACCTGCAGCGATCATGGATCATTGATCTGATCACGCTGCTCATTCTGCTTCCGGTCTTCATCTTGGGCACTCAGATCTTCAGGCTCCTCGGGCAGGAGGAGGGCATCGCGGAGTCGGCGGGATACATCTCTGTGTGGTTCATCCCGTTCGTGGTGAGCCTCATCTTCAGCCTCACCGTGCAGATGTACCTGCAGGCGCAGCAGAAGAACTTGATCATCGCCTGGCTCTCGGCTCTCCAGTTCGCCATCCACATTTTCTGTTCCTGGCTTTTTGTCTACGTTCTCGACCTCGGATTAGCTGGTGCCATGGCTGCGCTCTGCATATCTTCGTGGTTTCTGGTTGGGGGAGAGTTCGTCTACATCTTTGGCGGCTGGTGCCCCGATACGTGGCAGGGCTTCTCCATTGCTGCGGCCAAGGATTTATGGCCGGTTGTCAAGCTCTCTGTATCATCTGGTTTGATGATCTG TCTTGAGCTCTGGTACTACGCGATTCTCGTGCTGCTAGCTGGCTACACCAAGGATGCACAAGTCTCCATTTCTGCCTTCTCCATCTG CCTCAACATCAATGCTTGGATTGTGATGATCATCCTTGGCCTCATGGGCGCTGCATG CGTTCGCGTTGCAAATGAGCTAGGCAGCGGAGATGCCAAAGCTGTGAGGTTCTCAATCAAAGTGATCATGGGCACCTCAGTCACAatgggggtcctcttctggatcttCTGCTTGGCTTTCGGCAACAAAATCGGCTACTTGTTCACCAACGAGGAGGAGGTCGCGGAGACCATCTCCCGTCTCTCAGTTCTGCTAGCCTTCACTGTGCTGCTTGGCAGCATCTTCCCGGTGCTCTCGG GTGTGGCTGTGGGATCAGGGCTACAATCTAAGGTGGCTCTGATCAATCTCATTTGCTTCTACGGCATTGGGTTGCCGGTTGGAATTGCTCTTGGATATTGGTTTAATCTTGGTGTGGAG GGCATATGGGTTGGGCTGACGGGCGGAGTTCTGACTCAGACATTTTCGTTGAGCACCTTGATATGGAGAACAGACTGGGATCAAGAG GTATCGAAAACTTCGGCACGTCTCAACCAATGGTATTTGGAATCACCAGATAATGATAAGCACGTTTCTGGTGTTGCTTGA